The Anastrepha ludens isolate Willacy chromosome 2, idAnaLude1.1, whole genome shotgun sequence genome contains a region encoding:
- the LOC128855690 gene encoding uncharacterized protein LOC128855690: MGAKQTKIEGTYLPETPTVPVDKCCIPNAIDEANSSGKNNCLQDPRSPNICRTPISVYSATYQCVDAQKNAGDDNAESTLGQLRKRFFKGFTYNFNDPRSPGYQFSRTPISFNDSQDKILDLDDTFADLFADTRAQAVVPEEDKSEQDMEVHMTKNTDTTNIEIPKDESEVMINEVNESSVCLKENSISVSEIEVLPPFTPNVLCVQDEIDPRSPTIGVDRTPILFNDDEDETKESVLLECILATLSLDVSDSSICSIGSNANSPQQRGEANKIDRQGQLFRKITHKRMRQTHAKDKTPLGTRRLSTDVQNSSLRVFESGENIDPNFNIGSSFKSKQKDVLDNNIKRTPLSCIKNKENWHSRHVERSTNSLKTRLEHVNDDSFTIKSIKSNNENIEN; encoded by the exons ATGGGCGctaaacaaactaaaattgaaGGCACATATTTGCCTGAAACTCCAACAGTTCCAGTTGATAAGTGTTGTATACCCAATGCCATTGATGAAGCAAATAGCAGTGGCAAAAATAATTGTCTTCAAGATCCGCGTTCACCTAACATATGCAGGACACCTATCAGC GTTTACTCAGCAACATATCAATGCGTGGATGCCCAAAAAAATGCCGGTGATGACAACGCTGAGAGCACTCTTGGCCAGCTACGTAAAAGATTTTTCAAaggatttacttataatttcaaTGATCCACGTTCACCTGGTTATCAATTCAGTCGTACGCCAATTTCCTTTAACGATTCTCAAGACAAAATCCTCGACTTGGACGATACCTTTGCTGATTTATTTGCCGACACTCGAGCACAGGCGGTGGTACCAGAGGAGGACAAATCGGAACAAGATATGGAAGTGCACATGACTAAAAACACAGATACTACTAATATTGAAATACCAAAAGATGAATCGGAAGTTATGATTAATGAAGTCAATGAAAGTTCAGTTTGCCTTAAAGAAAATTCGATATCTGTATCGGAAATAGAAGTTTTACCACCATTTACGCCAAATGTTTTATGTGTACAAGATGAAATTGATCCACGCTCTCCGACAATTGGTGTTGATCGCACACCAATACTATTCAATGATGATGAAGATGAAACCAAAGAAAGTGTTTTGTTGGAATGTATTTTGGCTACGCTTTCGCTGGATGTGAGCGATAGCAGCATTTGCTCAATTGGATCGAATGCAAATTCTCCGCAGCAAAGAGGCGAGGCAAATAAAATTGATCGCCAAGGACAACTTTTCAGAAAAATCACACATAAGCGTATGCGCCAAACGCACGCCAAAGACAAAACTCCATTAGGTACACGCCGTCTATCAACAGATGTACAAAATTCATCGCTACGTGTATTTGAAAGTGGTGAAAATATTGATCCAAATTTCAATATCGGCTCAAGTTttaaatcaaaacagaaagatgtgctagataataatattaaaagaacACCGCTCAGTTGTATTAAGAACAAGGAGAATTGGCATTCAAGGCATGTGGAAAGGTCGACAAATTCGCTAAAAACACGTCTGGAGCATGTCAATGATGACAGTTTTACCATTAAATCTATAAAAAGCAACAACGAAAACATAGAAAACTAG